TGTTGGCCCACGGGTTGGCGACCAGCTCGACCACCCGCACCGGGGTCCCGGGCGGGACCGGGCGGGGGTCGGTCAGCTTGACGGTGACGATCTCCGACCGGGGCCGGCCGGCCTGGTCGGTGTAGAAGCAGATCAGCTGGACCTGGGCCAGCGGCAGGCCGGTGTCCCGGTCCCGCTTGGGCTGCTTGGACTCGAAGTCCAGCACCGGCTCGAAGTCGGAGCCGACCGTGAAGCTCATGCCGGTGGTGTCGATGACCAGTCGCATTGCTTTTCCCTCCTTGGGGGTCCTACCAGCGGTTGGCCTGCTGGCCTTCGCCGTAGCCCCAGGCGTAGCCGCCCCAGCCCTGCGGGTTCTGGGTGGCCGGGGCGCCGTAGTCGTTGCCGGTGATCCCGTCGCTGTAGCCGTCGTCATAGCCGCTGTTCCAGTCGGCGGCGTCGCCGCCGCAGCCCAGCAGGCTGCTCAGCCAGCCCATCGGTGCCTCCTTTTAGGCATGCGTCACCAGCCCCGCATGGGAGGCTGGGTGGTGGCGGTCTCGGTCCGCGCGCGCTCGGCTCGCCTTGCTGACCCCTTGCCCGCCCTCCGTCGGGATGGGTGCCGCCTGCTCGCTGTGGAGTTGGGAAGGTGCGGTGTCGTCGTGGTGGTCTGGTCAGTGGTGCCGCGCCCGCGCGCCCGCTATGCAGTTGTGGAGGTGGCCTGGTGCCTCCTCTCGTCTAGCGACTCCCCCTCCGGGGAACTACACTGTTAACGTAGAGTAGACAAGCTTGTCTGTCAAGCTTGACCTTCAAGAGCATGTGACGAGGCCATATGACCGAGGAACCCATCACGCGCAGGATCGCCAACGAGCTACGCCAGCAGATCGAGAACGGAACCCTAGGCCCTGGTGCACTACTGCCATCCGAACCCGAACTGGCACGCCAACACGGCGTCAGCCGACAAACCGCCCGAGGGGCACTACAGATTCTTGAGCAAGAAGGCCTCGTCGCCGTACGGCCGCGACGAGGACGCATCGTACGTAGCCGCAACCGCCTGTACTGGCGACTATCAGAGTTTGAATTACCGGAGAACACCGGACTCATGTCATCGGACGCATGGGAAGCAGACATCGAGAAGCAGGGTCATGATCCGACTCGACAAGAACTCACAGTCGAGACGATCTACCCACCGGCTACGATCGCAGCAAAGCTCGGCCTTGACCCTGACAAAGATCTATGCGTTGTCCGGCGCCGAGTGCGTTACATCGACAACGAGCCAGCAATCATCTCTGACGACTATTTCGATGAGCGAATTGTACGAGGAACAGAACTAGCGGAGCAACGAGACACCACACGTGAAGACATCCTCAAGGAAGCCGGCTACGAACAGACCTACGACATTGACGAAATCATTACTCGTATGCCCACTCCCAGCGAGAGCCGGCGGCTCTCACTCGCAGCAGGCACCCCAGTTGCCGAACACTTCCGAACCGGCTACACGCGAGATGACAAGCCGGTGCGCGTCA
This window of the Actinomycetes bacterium genome carries:
- a CDS encoding GntR family transcriptional regulator — its product is MTEEPITRRIANELRQQIENGTLGPGALLPSEPELARQHGVSRQTARGALQILEQEGLVAVRPRRGRIVRSRNRLYWRLSEFELPENTGLMSSDAWEADIEKQGHDPTRQELTVETIYPPATIAAKLGLDPDKDLCVVRRRVRYIDNEPAIISDDYFDERIVRGTELAEQRDTTREDILKEAGYEQTYDIDEIITRMPTPSESRRLSLAAGTPVAEHFRTGYTRDDKPVRV